From one Mustela nigripes isolate SB6536 chromosome 16, MUSNIG.SB6536, whole genome shotgun sequence genomic stretch:
- the HASPIN gene encoding serine/threonine-protein kinase haspin has protein sequence MAASRQRLGNRLFRTYGAVGGGRPRRRPDRAVAQWFPPQDRKRFFSSSSSSSDGPSGSIASDDPDDPDFLDVPVSQRRRRPGGQASKDWPSLIVTPRRLRLRARPPQKCSTPCGPLGPPPFPKGNPGRLSPDLSTCDQPEDGGELGTSASLFNSLASPGPGPSASLDAASEVPSGFHLPAASPDPTSLHGFQEAAAGGSRFTRLAHQAHASLRSALFSLMDSGNPEDSEFAADGKNMRESCCEREWAGKRLERPGLSSIDKKRATDQDSCQEIGSQGAAQMDEEADGCKGCIVPGEINRFERTGPRRKRKLHETAETSLLHYHQFKKSQKMEKDSFLTQDLTHLQNDCSWTKARASFSFHKKKMVTAVSEVCSSHTIASSLSESLISEYSNPPVMNRTNSALSPWRCSSMYLLTPLKTLHVTDKKASDAEKVYGECNQEGPIPFSHCLSTEKLECCQKIGEGVFGEVFQTVANHTPVALKIIAIEGPDLVNGAHQKTFEEILPEIIISKELSLLSDEVCNRTEGFIGLNSVHCVQGSYPPLLLQAWDHYNSTKGSANDRPDFFEEDQLFIVLEFEFGGTDLEQMRTKLSSMATAKSILHQITASLAVAEASLHFEHRDLHWGNVLLKKTSLKELHYTLNGKTSSIPTRGLQVNIIDYTLSRLERDGIVVFCDISMDEDLFTGEGDYQFEIYRLMRKENNNCWGEYHPYNNVLWLHYLTDKILKQMTFKIKCNTPAMKQMKRKIQHFYRTMLNFSSATDLLCQHSLFK, from the coding sequence ATGGCGGCGTCACGCCAGCGACTCGGGAATCGCCTCTTCCGAACGTATGGGGCTGTGGGCGGCGGGAGGCCGCGGCGGCGGCCGGACCGGGCAGTCGCGCAGTGGTTCCCGCCGCAAGACCGGAAGCGTTTTTTCAGCAGCAGCAGTAGTAGCAGCGACGGTCCCTCGGGGTCTATCGCTTCCGACGATCCCGACGACCCTGACTTCCTCGACGTTCCGGTAAGTCAGCGGCGGAGGCGCCCTGGCGGCCAAGCCTCCAAGGACTGGCCGAGTCTGATCGTGACTCCACGACGCCTGAGGCTGCGAGCTCGGCCTCCGCAAAAGTGCAGCACCCCCTGCGGCCCGCTTGGACCGCCGCCCTTTCCTAAGGGCAACCCAGGCCGCCTCAGCCCGGACCTCAGTACGTGCGACCAGCCCGAGGACGGCGGCGAGCTGGGCACCAGTGCCTCCCTGTTCAACAGTCTGGCCTCTCCCGGCCCTGGCCCCTCCGCCTCTCTGGATGCGGCCTCCGAAGTCCCGAGCGGCTTCCATCTCCCAGCAGCCTCCCCGGACCCAACATCCCTCCATGGCTTCCAGGAGGCAGCAgcgggaggaagcaggttcaccAGACTGGCCCACCAAGCCCACGCCAGCCTCAGGTCAGCTCTCTTTAGTCTTATGGACTCTGGAAACCCTGAAGATTCTGAGTTTGCGGCAGATGGGAAGAATATGAGGGAGTCTTGCTGTGAAAGGGAATGGGCTGGGAAGAGGTTGGAGAGGCCAGGTTTATCAAGCATCGATAAGAAGAGGGCCACAGACCAGGACTCCTGTCAAGAGATTGGGTCTCAAGGGGCTGCCCAGATGGACGAGGAGGCAGATGGTTGCAAGGGCTGTATTGTACCTGGGGAAATCAACAGGTTTGAGAGAACTGGGCCTAGGCGAAAAAGGAAACTTCATGAAACAGCAGAAACCTCCCTTCTCCATTATCACCAGTTTAAGAagagccaaaagatggaaaaagactCATTCCTCACCCAGGACCTGACTCATTTACAGAACGACTGCTCTTGGACCAAAGCCAGGGCTTCCTTCAGTTTCCACAAGAAGAAGATGGTGACTGCTGTGTCTGAAGTATGCAGCAGCCACACCATTGCCAGTTCTCTCTCTGAGTCCCTCATATCCGAATATTCAAACCCTCCTGTTATGAACAGAACAAATAGTGCTCTGTCTCCTTGGCGCTGCTCTTCCATGTATTTGCTAACCCCCTTAAAGACATTACATGTCACAGACAAAAAGGCATCTGATGCTGAGAAAGTTTATGGGGAATGCAATCAGGAAGGTCCTATCCCCTTTAGTCATTGCCTTTCCACAGAAAAATTGGAGTGCTGTCAGAAGATTGGGGAAGGAGTGTTTGGAGAAGTGTTTCAAACAGTGGCTAATCACACACCTGTTGCCCTAAAAATCATTGCTATTGAAGGACCAGATTTAGTCAATGGAGCCCATCAAAAAACTTTTGAGGAAATTCTGCCAGAGATAATCATCTCCAAAGAGTTGAGCCTCTTGTCTGATGAGGTATGCAACCGTACGGAAGGCTTTATTGGTTTGAACTCAGTGCACTGTGTTCAAGGATCTTACCCTCCCTTGCTTCTCCAAGCCTGGGACCATTACAACTCAACTAAAGGGTCTGCAAATGACCGGCCTGACTTTTTTGAGGAAGACCAGCTCTTCATTGTACTGGAATTTGAGTTTGGAGGGACTGACTTAGAACAAATGAGAACGAAGTTGTCCTCCATGGCTACTGCAAAGAGCATCCTACACCAGATCACGGCATCCCTCGCGGTAGCAGAGGCATCACTGCACTTTGAGCACCGAGACTTACACTGGGGGAACGTGCTCTTAAAGAAAACCAGCCTCAAAGAGCTCCACTACACCCTTAACGGGAAGACAAGCAGTATCCCCACCCGTGGATTGCAAGTCAATATCATTGACTACACACTGTCACGGTTGGAGCGGGATGGGATTGTGGTGTTCTGTGACATTTCCATGGATGAGGACCTATTTACAGGTGAAGGTGACTACCAGTTTGAGATCTATAGGCTAATGAGGAAGGAGAACAACAACTGCTGGGGTGAATATCACCCTTACAATAATGTGCTCTGGCTCCATTACCTAACAGATAAGATTCTGAAACAGATGACCTTCAAGATTAAATGTAACACCCCTGCCAtgaaacaaatgaagagaaagatCCAGCATTTTTATAGGACAATGCTGAacttcagctctgccactgacttgCTTTGCCAGCACAGTCTATTTAAATGA